A window of Fluoribacter dumoffii NY 23 contains these coding sequences:
- a CDS encoding NAD(P)/FAD-dependent oxidoreductase: MEFDVVVLGSGIIGVSVAIHLQMRGRSVALIDLKSPGNETSFGNAGLIQREGVYPYAFPRDIGSLLKYALNNAPDVRYHPTSILKLAPFLWKYWINSNSFRHAKIARSYETLIKHSVKEHHFLADAADARHLLRSGGWIKVFRTPKKQDTELEFAEKCTREYGTQFEFLDSHSLQQIEPDLDHSLLSAIRYTDSEAVSDPGALVTAYAEYFDHLGGQFFFGDAFSLSNQWTVKTEQGSIRADSAVIALGPWSDILSSRLGYKFPLAVKRGYHMHYGVRNHACLSHPVLDIENGFLLAPMSRGIRLTTGAEFATRDSKKTPAQLDMVEPIARTLFPITTRLDEAPWMGSRPCTPDMLPIIGPAPRHKGLWFAFGHAHHGLTLGPITGRLLAEMMTQQDLIVDPLPFSAKRFIL; encoded by the coding sequence ATGGAGTTTGATGTTGTTGTGCTTGGCAGTGGAATAATAGGGGTGTCGGTTGCAATTCACTTGCAAATGCGGGGACGTTCGGTAGCGCTGATTGATTTGAAATCACCGGGAAATGAGACCTCTTTCGGTAATGCCGGTCTAATCCAAAGAGAAGGGGTATACCCCTATGCATTCCCAAGAGATATAGGTTCTCTGCTTAAATATGCCTTAAACAATGCTCCTGACGTGAGATATCATCCAACCTCGATATTAAAACTTGCACCATTTTTGTGGAAGTACTGGATTAATTCTAACTCATTTCGCCACGCTAAAATTGCACGCTCCTATGAAACCTTAATCAAACATAGTGTAAAGGAACATCATTTTCTTGCAGATGCTGCAGATGCTCGCCATTTATTGCGCTCCGGAGGGTGGATTAAAGTATTTAGGACCCCCAAAAAACAGGATACCGAACTAGAATTTGCTGAAAAATGTACAAGGGAGTACGGGACGCAATTTGAATTTCTGGACTCACACTCATTGCAACAAATTGAGCCCGATCTCGATCACTCTTTATTAAGTGCCATTCGATATACTGATTCAGAAGCGGTAAGCGACCCCGGTGCACTGGTAACAGCGTATGCTGAATACTTTGATCATCTGGGCGGGCAGTTCTTTTTTGGCGATGCCTTTTCTTTATCGAATCAATGGACAGTTAAAACAGAGCAGGGAAGTATTAGAGCAGATTCTGCAGTTATTGCCTTGGGACCGTGGTCAGATATCCTAAGTTCACGACTTGGTTATAAGTTTCCACTTGCAGTAAAAAGAGGGTACCACATGCATTATGGTGTTCGAAACCATGCCTGTCTCTCTCATCCAGTACTTGATATTGAAAATGGTTTTCTATTAGCCCCAATGTCGCGAGGAATCCGTCTCACTACAGGAGCTGAATTTGCAACGCGTGATTCAAAAAAGACCCCGGCGCAACTTGATATGGTAGAACCTATTGCACGGACACTTTTCCCAATTACTACACGGCTGGATGAAGCGCCCTGGATGGGAAGTAGGCCATGTACACCAGATATGCTTCCCATTATTGGGCCTGCTCCCCGGCATAAGGGACTTTGGTTTGCATTTGGGCATGCACACCATGGCTTGACTTTAGGGCCAATTACCGGCCGTCTACTTGCTGAAATGATGACGCAACAGGATCTAATCGTTGATCCTCTGCCATTTAGTGCAAAGCGTTTTATTTTATAA
- a CDS encoding NAD-dependent formate dehydrogenase, with product MAKILCVLYADPINGHPKYYARDTIPKIEHYPDGQSLPTPKAYDFKPGSLLGSVSGELGLRHFLEEQGHQFVVTSDKEGPNSIFEKELPDADVVISQPFWPAYLTSERIAKAKKLKLVITAGIGSDHIDLQAAKDNNITVAEVTYSNSISVAEHVVMMILSLVRNYLPSNQWVVQKGWNIADCVVRSYDLEGMTVGSVGCGRIGMAVMKRLKPFDVKLHYTDRHRLPEKIEKELGLVFHNHVESLVQACDVVTLNCPLTPETENLFDERLIYKMKRGSYLINTARGKICNREAIVQACENGQLAGYAGDVWFPQPAPKDHPWRTMPYHGMTPHVSGSSLSAQARYAAGTREILECWFEGRPIRDVYLIVDKGRLTGTGAHSYTMGNVTAGAEEV from the coding sequence ATGGCTAAGATTCTTTGTGTTCTCTATGCTGATCCAATCAATGGGCATCCAAAATATTATGCCCGAGATACGATTCCCAAAATAGAGCACTATCCTGATGGCCAAAGCTTACCTACCCCCAAGGCTTATGATTTTAAACCCGGTTCTTTACTGGGTTCGGTGTCTGGAGAATTAGGTTTGCGTCATTTCCTTGAGGAACAAGGGCATCAATTTGTAGTTACTTCAGACAAGGAAGGCCCTAATTCAATTTTTGAAAAAGAATTACCGGATGCTGATGTAGTTATTTCCCAACCTTTTTGGCCTGCTTATTTAACTTCCGAGCGAATTGCCAAAGCCAAAAAACTGAAACTGGTAATCACTGCAGGTATAGGCTCAGACCATATTGATTTGCAAGCCGCGAAAGACAATAACATCACTGTAGCTGAAGTCACCTATTCAAATAGTATTAGTGTTGCCGAACATGTAGTGATGATGATTCTTTCTCTAGTAAGGAATTATCTACCCTCTAACCAGTGGGTTGTACAAAAAGGATGGAATATTGCTGATTGTGTCGTACGCTCCTATGATTTGGAGGGCATGACAGTAGGTTCTGTTGGTTGTGGACGCATTGGTATGGCCGTTATGAAACGTTTAAAACCATTTGACGTTAAATTACATTATACCGATCGCCATCGACTACCAGAAAAAATTGAAAAGGAATTGGGACTTGTTTTTCATAACCATGTTGAATCATTGGTACAAGCATGTGATGTGGTTACCCTTAATTGTCCCCTTACACCCGAAACAGAGAATCTGTTTGATGAGCGGTTAATTTATAAAATGAAACGCGGTTCTTACCTCATCAATACTGCTCGAGGAAAAATCTGTAATCGTGAAGCCATTGTCCAAGCTTGTGAAAACGGGCAGCTTGCAGGTTATGCCGGTGATGTATGGTTCCCACAACCCGCGCCTAAAGATCATCCCTGGCGAACAATGCCTTACCATGGGATGACTCCTCATGTCTCTGGATCATCCCTATCTGCACAAGCACGTTATGCTGCAGGAACGCGTGAAATTTTGGAGTGTTGGTTCGAAGGTCGCCCTATTCGCGATGTTTATCTGATTGTCGATAAAGGAAGATTAACGGGTACAGGTGCTCATTCATACACTATGGGTAATGTCACTGCAGGCGCTGAAGAGGTCTAG
- a CDS encoding sodium:calcium antiporter, with protein MWLEVLFMLILILISAQLFSNALEYFGERIDISTGVTGSIFAAISTALPETTVPILAIIAGTSDRQINEEISVGAILGAPLMLSTLSTFIMASSIIKKRGINGYIKPESTGFQRDMNFFLVAFTLGALAMFLPIEPNYMRILFSIILIFLYLVYLLLTFSASKDLVKTGHAVITSEPLFITKLGVKTNLKTILIQLFIGLILLVAGAKGFIHGIHAVADSIGVPVLLLSLLIIPIATELPEKVNSVIWVRKNQDTLGFGNITGAMVFQGTLLPALGILLTPWQPSRIVLTGILITYIGTAWLRFTMTSRGIKIKFLFLNGLLYVTYLGIVLF; from the coding sequence ATGTGGCTTGAAGTACTATTTATGTTAATTCTTATTTTAATATCTGCACAATTATTCTCTAATGCATTGGAATATTTCGGTGAACGGATAGATATTTCAACTGGTGTTACAGGTTCTATTTTTGCAGCGATTTCTACCGCACTTCCAGAAACCACCGTACCGATTTTGGCAATCATTGCAGGCACTTCTGATCGTCAAATTAATGAAGAGATTAGTGTAGGGGCTATTTTGGGAGCCCCGTTAATGCTATCCACCTTATCCACTTTTATCATGGCCTCTTCGATCATAAAAAAACGCGGTATAAATGGTTACATAAAACCCGAAAGTACCGGCTTTCAGCGGGACATGAATTTTTTCCTGGTGGCGTTCACCCTAGGTGCATTAGCGATGTTTCTTCCTATTGAACCAAACTATATGCGTATATTATTCAGCATTATCCTTATCTTTCTCTATTTGGTTTATTTGTTGCTAACATTCAGCGCCTCTAAAGACTTGGTGAAAACGGGGCATGCTGTCATAACATCTGAACCCTTGTTTATTACGAAACTGGGAGTAAAAACCAACCTTAAAACAATCCTCATCCAGTTATTTATTGGATTAATTCTGTTAGTTGCAGGAGCAAAAGGCTTTATTCATGGAATCCATGCCGTTGCAGATTCTATTGGTGTTCCGGTACTGCTTTTATCATTGTTGATTATTCCTATAGCTACTGAATTACCAGAAAAAGTAAACAGCGTGATCTGGGTGCGGAAAAATCAAGACACCCTTGGGTTTGGTAATATCACTGGTGCAATGGTATTTCAGGGAACGTTACTACCCGCATTGGGAATACTTTTAACCCCTTGGCAACCATCCAGAATAGTTCTTACCGGCATTCTGATTACATACATTGGCACCGCCTGGCTGAGATTTACTATGACAAGCCGGGGGATAAAAATAAAGTTTTTATTTTTAAATGGCCTTTTGTACGTAACTTACTTGGGAATTGTCCTTTTTTAA
- a CDS encoding CoA-binding protein, translating into MINNSIETFLQSPAFAVIGASSNRAKFGNKVLRCYQQNGKKVYPVNPQEDQIEGLAVIRSVHDLPIDAESISIITPPPVTEKVVEEAIKKGIKNIWMQPGAESDKAIELCKQHHVNVIAGGPCILVTLDYRDH; encoded by the coding sequence ATGATTAATAATTCAATTGAGACATTTTTACAATCCCCAGCATTTGCGGTGATTGGCGCCTCATCCAATCGCGCTAAATTCGGTAATAAAGTGTTACGTTGTTATCAACAAAATGGAAAAAAAGTATATCCGGTAAATCCTCAGGAAGATCAAATAGAAGGATTAGCTGTAATACGTTCTGTGCATGATCTACCTATTGACGCAGAAAGTATTTCCATTATTACACCACCGCCAGTTACGGAAAAAGTTGTTGAAGAAGCAATTAAAAAGGGCATTAAAAATATCTGGATGCAGCCAGGTGCGGAAAGTGATAAAGCAATTGAGCTATGCAAGCAGCACCATGTTAATGTTATAGCTGGCGGACCTTGTATTTTAGTTACCCTGGATTATAGAGATCATTAA
- a CDS encoding GNAT family N-acetyltransferase — MNEQVKIVTDIKENEIISKIIYENLKKFNESIIGKYEAKPFVIYAKNDESEVFGGIKGDLFGSMCRVFTVWIHEHYRGKGLGRRLFEKLDVFAKENHCNMIQLDTAEFQAKGFYEKMGYQVVATVPENFMGYTSYILRKKIDS, encoded by the coding sequence ATGAATGAGCAGGTTAAAATTGTTACTGATATTAAAGAAAATGAAATTATTTCTAAAATTATTTATGAAAATTTAAAAAAATTTAATGAATCCATTATCGGGAAATATGAAGCCAAACCTTTTGTAATTTATGCGAAAAATGATGAGTCCGAGGTTTTTGGGGGTATTAAGGGGGACTTGTTTGGTTCCATGTGCCGGGTATTTACTGTCTGGATACATGAGCACTATCGCGGTAAGGGACTGGGCCGTAGGCTATTTGAAAAATTGGATGTTTTTGCCAAAGAAAATCATTGCAATATGATCCAACTTGATACTGCGGAGTTTCAGGCAAAAGGCTTCTATGAAAAAATGGGTTATCAAGTTGTAGCTACCGTACCCGAGAATTTTATGGGTTATACGAGCTATATTTTAAGGAAAAAAATTGATTCCTGA
- a CDS encoding Mut7-C RNAse domain-containing protein, with protein MISIQLRFYEELNDFLPLEKRKRHFIHTLAQQTSIKDLIESLGIPHTEVEIILVNGKSVNFNYLVKDKDDISVYPVFEAFDVSELIQLRPQPLRKPRFILDVHLGKLARYLRLLGFDVIYENNLTDEKIIQLSIKEHRIVLTRDVGILKNKNITHGHWMHHTDPEEQIREVVRQFQLKKQCHPFTRCLSCNGLLKKVEKGEIIKDIPTLAQKYYDTFMQCQSCKKVFWEGSHFFKLKIQVEKILRD; from the coding sequence ATGATCTCTATCCAGTTACGGTTTTATGAAGAATTAAATGATTTTCTACCTCTTGAAAAGCGTAAAAGGCATTTCATTCATACCCTTGCTCAGCAAACTTCGATAAAAGATCTTATTGAGTCCCTTGGAATTCCGCATACCGAGGTTGAAATAATATTAGTAAACGGAAAATCAGTTAATTTTAATTATCTTGTCAAGGACAAGGATGATATTTCTGTCTATCCAGTTTTCGAGGCTTTTGATGTAAGTGAATTAATCCAATTGCGACCGCAGCCTTTAAGAAAACCTCGTTTCATTCTTGATGTCCATCTGGGAAAACTTGCAAGATATTTACGCTTGCTCGGATTTGACGTGATTTATGAAAATAATTTAACCGATGAAAAAATCATTCAACTTAGTATAAAAGAACACCGAATTGTCTTAACCCGGGATGTGGGAATTTTGAAGAATAAAAATATCACCCACGGTCATTGGATGCACCATACTGATCCTGAAGAACAAATCAGGGAAGTAGTGCGGCAATTTCAGTTAAAAAAACAATGTCATCCGTTTACTCGGTGCCTCTCCTGCAATGGATTATTAAAAAAGGTTGAAAAAGGCGAGATTATTAAAGATATCCCCACACTAGCGCAAAAATATTACGATACGTTTATGCAGTGTCAATCTTGTAAGAAAGTTTTTTGGGAAGGCTCCCATTTTTTTAAACTGAAAATCCAGGTTGAAAAAATATTGCGGGATTGA
- a CDS encoding EAL domain-containing protein, with the protein MISISGYALQEIMRHNHNIDTYYALRLKDKRRVLLKTPNKYHSSSENWAILQHEYHLLNMIEAPTIIKAYDFLQHPQTPVLILEDVKGQLLTSYLMMHHLDIETFLYLAIQLVDIVGELHQRNIIHKEIKPSNIVIDPEKLVLKLVDLSASIKLTEETFDYLKVGEHTEGLAYISPEQTGRINRPIDFRTDFYSLGVTFYEMLTNRLPFQTVDTLELVHCHIAKKPPTVLEIRPDTPGMLAAIIDKLLCKMPEDRYASIIGLKSDLKECLGQLQEKKTISEFILGKNDIHDHLNISHNLYGREPQVNQLIKAFNRVSQGNKEVVFIAGYSGIGKSSLVKEVHKPIIRHRGYYIHGKFDLLQRSTPYSAIVTALKNLVRQVLSENEDKLQKLKRLLLYSLGNIGQVVIDVIPEVELIIGKQPPVHPVDPAEAQIRFNLVFQNFIRIFAQPEHPLVMFLDDLQWADSSSLNFIENLLQDRETNYLLILGAYRDNEINEHHPLQLCINNLNKNEVKLSTLTLQPLRLANIQSLLADTFSSAHKIKELAQCIFDKTHGNPFFINEFLKIIHQQNLLVFSYEHGSWEWDLKKIQQQSATDNVIDLLTAKIHLLPEPTQEILKLGSCFGYQFEFKTLQIISGQSISQIAEHLCQAINDNLIYPVEETYKTSGLLGLDELIADDAINSLHYNFTHDRIQQAVYRLIKKQEKPYIHLKIGRLLLKDKPLVEHDERLFEILKHFKQSVSLIHDPDERLQLAQYNLWAGQKAKLESAYYTANEHLSMGLKLLKPYDWEKNYTLTFQLVKELAICRYLIGKFKIANKYFSVLLKHARNTLDQIEICRLEVEMLSARGEHAEALHTGLNTLRYFGVKIPERPGLIHIYRAIYKIKFQIRNIPAEHLSLPLMKDLKQIAIVNLISQLLNSAFITNQQLFVLLTCKNISLSFKYGYTESTSMSIPVYAFIMMHSLNLYEDAISFVALYNRLKQKYGDSSFEGKNQFVLGAFIEPFQNPISLCNNTVNNAFKLCCEVGDLVYSNYSNLLLILHAFSAGKTLEEAKKNIKSALSFMTRVKISDFVNLANFWDYLAQCLENPGFTKIKQISLFEQNIVNGKNKSELSFFYSSLTFLHFMLGNFAEAVKAGEKHELYAEYDKGLISHLDGKFYYALALLSQLPELSKSKQRGYLKAIKQLSALIKKYESWCPSNFKAYSLIIEAECAQFKPKNENALNLYEQAIETAQANGLILLAAIACERATYYCEKRNIDKIAKVYLFDAHRYFKNWGATTKVKLLEQFYQTASWTNTLSGYLTPPAKNHTIDILAVLKFNQLISSEIRLDKLLQKLLVIVLENAGAQRSIILSKENDKWIVEAEGNLDYQKIYLNSAPEDGLPLRYPVSILNYVQRTQKPLILNDAVQSELTFQDEYVQQENPRSLLMMPLFYKGQLHRMLYLENNSPHTFTPSHLDSLQLLVSQAMISLENAKLYYQATHDPLTGLANRNMLYEIFQQCINKISQPHEKVALLFLDIDYFKVINDSLGHDNGDKLLIHIAKKITSCLRDGDIAARLGGDEFTIILSGISSKEQITAIVEQLFTEISKPIPIDDHLIPIASSMGISIYPDDGKNIETLLKLADTALYQAKEKGRNQFHYYSTQLYEEYRQTHSIGKDLQRAYDIQEFFLMYQPIHNINSGDIIGFESLLRWNHPEKGVLEASKFIHNLEKNSLIIPVGEWIIKNACRQAKVWRDKQIFSGPIAINISTIQFIRQPLSKLIAEALAENQLNASSIEIEITESVFMEYSDKLYEEINALKEMDVRLVIDDFGTGYSSLAYLKRLPVKKIKIDKEFISDCHSDYLDQTIIKAVATIAHKLDMVVVAEGVENKLQLKFLQEQGIDAVQGYYYSHPLSVEECENILKNQSLKKNKHS; encoded by the coding sequence ATGATTTCCATATCCGGCTATGCATTACAGGAAATAATGAGGCATAACCATAATATCGATACCTATTATGCCTTAAGATTAAAGGATAAACGTAGAGTCCTTCTCAAAACTCCCAATAAATATCATTCAAGTTCTGAAAATTGGGCAATTTTGCAGCATGAATATCATTTACTGAATATGATTGAAGCCCCCACTATTATCAAGGCTTATGATTTTTTACAACATCCCCAAACTCCTGTTTTAATTTTAGAGGATGTAAAAGGTCAATTGCTCACCTCTTATCTGATGATGCACCACCTGGACATTGAAACTTTTTTATATCTCGCAATACAACTTGTTGATATTGTTGGCGAGTTACACCAGCGTAATATCATCCATAAGGAAATTAAACCCTCAAACATTGTTATCGATCCTGAAAAATTAGTCCTTAAATTGGTTGATTTGAGTGCCTCCATCAAGTTAACTGAAGAAACTTTTGATTATTTAAAGGTAGGGGAACATACAGAAGGATTGGCTTATATCTCACCCGAGCAGACAGGACGCATCAATCGTCCCATTGACTTTCGAACCGATTTTTACTCACTGGGAGTAACATTCTATGAGATGTTAACTAATCGATTACCTTTTCAAACAGTAGATACTCTGGAATTGGTACATTGCCATATTGCTAAAAAGCCACCGACGGTATTGGAGATACGACCCGATACGCCAGGAATGCTTGCGGCAATCATCGACAAACTCCTGTGCAAAATGCCAGAGGATCGTTATGCCAGCATTATTGGATTAAAATCGGACCTCAAGGAATGCCTTGGCCAATTGCAGGAAAAAAAGACAATTAGTGAATTTATTCTCGGAAAAAATGACATTCATGACCATTTAAACATTTCTCATAATCTTTATGGTCGAGAACCTCAGGTAAATCAATTAATCAAAGCATTTAACCGAGTAAGTCAGGGAAATAAGGAAGTTGTTTTCATAGCAGGCTACTCCGGAATTGGAAAATCCTCTTTAGTGAAAGAAGTGCATAAGCCTATCATTCGACACCGGGGTTATTATATACACGGTAAATTTGACCTGTTACAACGAAGTACCCCATATAGTGCAATTGTTACTGCGTTAAAAAACCTGGTTCGGCAAGTACTTTCGGAAAATGAGGATAAATTACAAAAATTAAAAAGATTACTTTTATATTCTTTAGGAAATATTGGACAGGTTGTCATAGATGTTATTCCAGAAGTTGAGTTAATTATAGGAAAACAGCCGCCAGTACATCCTGTGGATCCTGCCGAAGCACAAATTCGCTTTAATTTGGTATTCCAAAATTTCATCCGTATTTTTGCGCAACCCGAACATCCATTAGTGATGTTTTTAGATGATTTGCAATGGGCAGATAGTTCTTCACTTAACTTTATTGAAAATTTACTCCAGGATCGCGAAACAAACTATTTACTCATTTTAGGTGCTTATCGCGACAACGAAATAAATGAACATCATCCCTTACAGTTATGTATTAATAATTTAAATAAAAACGAAGTAAAGTTGAGCACGTTAACCTTACAGCCTCTCCGATTAGCTAACATTCAATCTCTTTTAGCCGACACGTTTTCCAGTGCGCATAAAATCAAAGAACTTGCTCAATGTATTTTTGATAAAACCCATGGAAATCCATTTTTTATAAATGAATTTCTTAAAATTATTCACCAACAAAACCTGTTAGTGTTTTCTTATGAACATGGATCTTGGGAATGGGATTTAAAGAAAATTCAACAACAGAGTGCAACAGATAATGTAATCGACTTACTCACTGCCAAAATTCATTTGCTTCCAGAACCAACACAAGAGATCTTGAAATTAGGATCATGTTTTGGTTACCAGTTCGAATTTAAAACATTACAAATCATTAGCGGTCAATCCATCAGCCAAATTGCCGAACACTTATGTCAGGCGATTAATGATAATTTAATCTATCCGGTTGAGGAAACATATAAAACATCAGGATTACTTGGTCTTGATGAGCTCATTGCTGATGATGCCATCAATTCATTGCATTACAATTTTACTCATGATCGCATTCAGCAAGCCGTTTACCGACTGATTAAGAAACAAGAAAAACCTTATATTCATTTAAAAATCGGCAGATTATTATTAAAAGACAAGCCTCTAGTAGAACATGATGAGCGCCTATTTGAGATTTTAAAACATTTTAAACAAAGTGTGTCCTTAATTCATGATCCTGATGAAAGGTTGCAGCTGGCTCAATATAATTTATGGGCAGGTCAAAAAGCAAAATTAGAATCGGCTTATTATACAGCTAATGAGCACTTGTCTATGGGGCTCAAACTATTGAAGCCCTATGATTGGGAGAAAAATTACACCCTTACGTTTCAACTTGTTAAAGAGCTGGCAATCTGCAGGTATTTAATCGGTAAATTTAAAATCGCTAACAAGTACTTTTCAGTGCTTCTAAAACATGCACGCAATACCCTGGATCAAATTGAAATTTGCCGTCTGGAAGTTGAGATGCTCTCTGCTCGGGGAGAACATGCTGAAGCTTTGCACACCGGTTTGAATACTTTAAGATATTTTGGGGTGAAAATACCTGAGCGGCCTGGTTTAATCCATATATACAGAGCCATCTATAAAATAAAATTTCAAATAAGAAATATCCCGGCGGAACATTTGAGCTTGCCCTTAATGAAAGACTTGAAGCAGATTGCAATAGTTAATCTGATTAGTCAATTGCTCAATAGTGCATTTATTACTAATCAACAGTTGTTTGTCCTCCTGACATGTAAAAATATAAGTTTAAGTTTTAAATATGGTTATACTGAAAGCACCTCCATGTCTATCCCGGTTTATGCATTTATCATGATGCATTCTCTCAATCTCTATGAAGATGCCATTTCTTTTGTAGCCCTTTATAACCGTTTAAAACAAAAGTATGGAGATTCAAGCTTCGAAGGTAAGAACCAATTCGTATTAGGCGCTTTTATCGAACCTTTCCAAAACCCCATTAGCTTATGCAACAACACTGTAAATAACGCCTTTAAACTATGTTGTGAGGTTGGTGATTTAGTCTACAGTAATTACAGCAATTTGCTTTTGATCCTCCATGCATTTTCAGCAGGGAAAACCTTGGAGGAAGCTAAAAAGAATATCAAATCTGCTTTATCATTTATGACACGGGTCAAGATATCGGATTTTGTTAATCTGGCAAATTTTTGGGATTATTTGGCCCAATGCCTGGAAAACCCAGGGTTTACCAAAATCAAACAGATCTCGTTATTTGAACAAAATATTGTCAACGGGAAAAATAAATCAGAATTAAGCTTCTTTTATAGTTCGTTGACCTTCTTGCACTTTATGTTAGGAAATTTTGCAGAGGCAGTTAAAGCAGGAGAAAAACATGAACTCTATGCAGAATATGATAAAGGCCTAATTAGTCATTTGGATGGAAAATTTTACTACGCCCTGGCTTTGTTGAGCCAGCTTCCTGAATTATCCAAGTCAAAGCAACGGGGATATTTAAAAGCAATCAAACAGCTCAGTGCTTTAATTAAAAAATATGAAAGCTGGTGTCCAAGTAATTTTAAGGCGTATTCGTTGATTATCGAAGCGGAATGTGCCCAATTTAAGCCCAAAAATGAAAATGCTTTAAATCTTTATGAACAAGCGATAGAAACTGCTCAGGCCAATGGATTAATCTTACTGGCTGCTATAGCTTGTGAACGAGCCACTTATTATTGCGAAAAGAGGAACATAGATAAAATCGCAAAAGTTTATCTCTTTGACGCACACCGTTATTTTAAAAATTGGGGCGCCACCACAAAAGTTAAACTGCTAGAACAATTTTATCAGACCGCATCTTGGACTAATACTCTATCCGGATACCTTACCCCGCCCGCAAAAAACCATACTATAGATATCCTGGCTGTTTTAAAATTCAATCAACTCATATCCAGTGAAATTCGTCTGGACAAACTGTTACAAAAACTCCTGGTTATCGTTTTGGAAAATGCAGGGGCACAACGAAGTATTATTTTATCAAAAGAAAATGATAAATGGATAGTCGAAGCGGAAGGGAATTTGGATTACCAAAAGATTTATCTTAATAGCGCGCCGGAAGATGGACTACCATTAAGATACCCGGTCTCCATTTTAAATTATGTACAGCGTACTCAAAAACCCCTTATTTTAAATGATGCAGTTCAATCAGAATTAACCTTTCAAGATGAATACGTTCAGCAAGAAAATCCCAGGTCACTTTTGATGATGCCCCTCTTTTATAAAGGACAATTACATCGGATGTTGTATTTGGAGAATAATAGCCCACACACGTTTACTCCCAGTCATTTGGATAGTTTACAACTACTTGTTTCCCAAGCCATGATTTCGCTTGAGAATGCCAAACTATACTACCAGGCCACCCATGATCCTTTAACCGGGTTAGCTAATCGAAACATGCTGTATGAGATATTTCAACAATGCATTAATAAAATATCCCAACCTCATGAAAAAGTTGCCTTATTATTTTTAGACATAGATTATTTTAAAGTAATTAATGATTCCCTGGGACATGATAATGGGGATAAACTATTAATTCATATTGCCAAAAAAATTACTTCATGCTTACGAGACGGTGACATCGCAGCTCGACTAGGTGGTGATGAATTTACAATAATTTTGTCTGGTATTTCTTCAAAAGAACAAATTACTGCAATTGTTGAGCAATTGTTTACAGAAATTTCCAAACCTATTCCTATTGACGATCATTTAATCCCCATTGCATCCAGCATGGGCATAAGTATTTATCCTGATGACGGCAAAAATATTGAAACCTTGCTTAAATTGGCTGATACGGCCCTATATCAAGCAAAGGAAAAAGGCAGAAATCAATTTCATTATTATTCCACACAGCTTTATGAAGAGTACCGGCAAACACACAGTATTGGCAAGGATTTGCAGCGTGCATATGATATTCAGGAATTTTTTTTAATGTATCAACCTATTCATAATATTAACTCTGGGGATATTATAGGATTTGAATCCTTATTACGCTGGAATCACCCTGAAAAAGGCGTATTGGAGGCTTCAAAATTTATCCATAACTTAGAAAAAAACTCATTAATCATACCGGTAGGTGAGTGGATTATAAAAAATGCATGCCGCCAAGCAAAAGTTTGGCGGGATAAACAAATATTTTCTGGTCCCATTGCAATTAATATCTCCACCATACAATTTATTCGTCAGCCACTTAGCAAACTTATTGCGGAGGCATTGGCTGAAAATCAACTCAATGCCTCCTCTATCGAAATTGAAATTACAGAATCTGTTTTCATGGAATATAGTGATAAATTATACGAGGAAATCAATGCATTAAAGGAAATGGATGTTCGTTTGGTAATTGATGACTTTGGCACAGGATATTCCAGTTTGGCTTATTTAAAACGGTTGCCAGTAAAAAAAATCAAAATTGATAAAGAATTTATAAGTGATTGCCATTCTGATTATTTAGATCAAACTATCATTAAGGCAGTTGCAACAATAGCTCATAAATTAGATATGGTTGTTGTTGCCGAAGGGGTAGAAAACAAGTTGCAACTTAAATTTTTACAAGAGCAAGGTATTGATGCTGTTCAAGGTTATTATTATTCACATCCCCTGTCCGTAGAAGAATGCGAAAACATCCTGAAGAATCAGTCGCTAAAAAAAAATAAGCATTCTTGA